The window ACCATTTTGCCTTCTCTGCTGCTCAGGCTGTTGCAGACAAACCCGGCAAAATCTATAATCCTCTCTTCATTTATGGTGGTGTTGGTCTCGGAAAAACCCATCTTATGCAGGCAGTTGGTAATTCTCTTATTCAGAATAAGATCAACAAACGCGTGCTATATATACCAACAGAAGACTTCACAAATGAAATGATCTCTGCAATACAAACAAATTCCACAATCAATTTCAGGAAGAAATTCCGAACCTTCGATATCCTCATGATTGATGACATTCAATTCCTCGCAGGAAAAGAAGGAAGCCAGGAAGAGTTTTTCCATACTTTCAATACATTGTATAATGCAAAAAAACAAATCATTCTTACCAGCGATCGTCCCCCGAAAGAGATCAAGCTCCTTCAAGACAGGCTTATATCCCGTTTCGAATGGGGACTACTGGCTGATATAAAACGTCCTAATTATGAAACGCGTGTTGCTATCCTCAGGCAGAAATGCGCTGAGGAAAATATAATTCTCAGACCTGATGTTATTGAATTCATTGCTGAAAATTTCGATGACAATATCCGTCAGCTTGAAGGTTCGCTTGTTAAAATTCTCGCCTTCTCATCCTATAAAAAAGTTAAACCAAACGAGATTGAAATCACCGATGTAAAGCAAATTCTCGAGGATATGATGGCGAACCGAAAACGTCCTGTCACCCTCGATCTCATACAGGAAGAGGTTGCCCGATACTTCGAGATCGGAAAAAATCAAATCAAAGAGCCAACTCGGAAAAAAGAGATCGCTTTTCCTCGGCAGATAGCGATGTACCTTTCTGCAAAACTCATTCCTCATATCTCTCTGCTTGAAATTGCCAATCATTATAATAAAAAAGACCACACAACGATCATTCATGCAAAAAAGATCATTTCTCAAAAAATAGAAAAAGATAATAATCTAAAAAGCAAAATAAACGAAATTACCGAAAATATCGTCCAATAAGCATATGAAATGTTATCCAGAATGTTATCCACAAATTGTGTGCAAGCACGTGTATAACTCCTTCAATTCTTCCACAAACCTTCGAAATCCTGCAATTCATGTGTATAGTTTCGTTTTATCAACAATTTTTTCCACAAAGATTTTAGCATGTATAGCTTTTTATATGGGCATTTCAGACGATTTTCCACAAATCCACACGCCCTATAAGAACTACTGATTTTTTAATGTTAATATAATATAGAAAAGGTTTAATATGAATAAGTTCATTTTCATTCTTTTGATCAGCTCTGTGATAGTATTCGCTTCCTGTACTCAGAAAAACAACTATATGGGTTACGATCAGGATGTTGTTATTGCCTGCGATACTATTTATAATGCGATCAATTTTGAACTCTCTTTCACTGACACAATAGGCATCTACTCGTCGAACCAGATAATGCTAACCGGAAATTTTAATGGTGTAAAGACAAGGACACTCATGAAATTTGGTTCACTGCCGGATACAACATGGTTGGATTCGACATCATTTGAAAGCTGCGAGATACTTTTCGAAAGAAAATCACACATCGAACCAACAATTGATATCCATGCATATAAGCTTCTTGTTACATGGTATGTAGGCTCAACAACATGGGATAGTATTTCTACTGAGGATTATGAAGAATTCCCCGTTCCTGTAGATTTTGTTGCTGATTCTGATTCCTTTTATGTTCCTATTGATCCAGGAATTGTTGAAAATTGGATTATTGAGGATTCTGTTAACTTCGGCATGCTCCTTGACGCCCCAACTGCCGTTGGAAATTTTGTCAGCTTCTATACATACAATTCTGACAACAATGAACCAAAACTGAGAATTGTTGCTGTTGGTGATGAAACAGGTTATCGAGACACATTGCTTATCGGTACGACAAGTGACACATTCATTGGATTTGATGAGAACCTGCAGGAGAATTACGATCCCGGAAAATTCACTGTTGCGAACCTTCCTCCTTCGCGGCTTGTAATGAAGGTTCATATCGACTCGATATATTCGCAACTTGGAATTACCTATGAACAATTAGAACGTTACAGTTTGAATCTGGCAGAAGTTCAGCTGGACTCGCTTATGGTGGAAAATCTCTATATAGAAGATGATTATATCGCTATAATTCCGTACTATGTTTCTGATTATCAGGCAGATGAATGCACCTACATTTCTTCAACAAAAACATCGTATATAATTGAAGTAGATTATCTGTTTCCGATCAAGATAACGCCAATCCTGGAAGGTATAATAAGAGGTGATCTCGCAAATCCATACATTGCGCTTGTATCAACGCAAGAGAATAAAGACTATTCATTTGTCGATTTCTTTGAAGGCACAGCGCCGCCATTGCGAATTATCTATACACAACCAGTTTTAGAATAGATGAGGTACTATGTTTTTTAAAAAAGTAATAACAACAGTCATGCTCCTGAGCATAATCATCCCTCTCTTCGCTGCATCAATATTTTCGCCAAACGGATTTGTAGAAGAACACTTCGGCTGTGACACCTTCGGGGCAGGTATGGGATATACAGGTATAAGTTCATTATTTAGACGGAATTTTTCTGTTATTAATCCCGCTCTTCTCACAACAGTAAGTAAAGCGAATTTCTCAACCCAGATAGATTTTGGATACACGACCTTTAAAGATAAAGATGATTCCTATACAAACAAGGTATCAAATCTTCCATACGCAACAATGTATGTACCTCTCAACAAAACGACGATACTGGGTTTATCTTTTCTTCAGAAATATTATTACAGTCTCAGTACTGCTTTTGAGGATTCCATTGAGCTATCAGGGAAATACCTGGTTAAAGATGAAAAGATTGGCTCTCTGAACGAACTTGGATTCAATATAGCAAAAAAGATCGGAAAATTCGGAATTGGTCTTAAGTTGAATTATATATTCAGTAACCGGACAGAGGACCTTTTTGTTAATTATACAGATGGCGATCTGATCGACACGAGGGAGATAAAGGAAAATCTTTTGGACGGTGTGAATATTTCTGCAGGTTTTATTTTTCCCTATAAAAAATTCTCATTCGGAGGTTTCATACAGACAAAAGCGCGATTGCATTCCGAGAATACATATAAGATAGAATATTACAATAACTCTAACTATGATTACAAAAGTTTTTCAACTTCAAAGTATGATATTCCAATGCAGATGGGGCTTGGTATTGGAATGGAGATGACGAAATACCTCTATGCTGAGACAAATTTCCGCTATTCATTCTGGAAAGACACGAATATCGAAACCATGAATGGAAGAAACACTTCTATGATTTCTTTCGGACTTTCCTATGCTCCTCAAAAGGATTTCTATTGGAAAGTGCCAACACGTATAGGCGGATATTACAGGCAGTTATCCTGTAGAAATGGTGGAAATTATATTGATGAAAAAGCGATTACAGCAGGTTTCGGCATTCCCACAATGATACTTAATCAAGGACGGTTGAGCATTTCACTTGCATATGGGATCAGAGGTTCGATAGATAAAAATATTTATCAGGATGAATTTTTCAGAATCTCTTTTGGGTTCTCATCAACGGACTGGTGGAGAAATCCCAAGAATTATTCAAAAGATAAAGAAATCCCAAAATTGGATCCGAAATATAAAGAATACTGGAATTAAAGGACAGTGAAAGAAAACTGGTTTCTTCGGAACCATCAAACCGAAGACATTGTGTCATCTGTTCTACGGAGCAGAGAGGTGAATAATATTGATAAATTTCTCAACCCGACACTGGACAAATGTAGTGATCCAAATCTTTTAAGCGGAGCACGAAAAGCAGCACGAAAGATACTAACAAACATCCAGGAAGGAGAGAAGATCACGATCTTCGGACATGATGATGTTGATGGGATAACCAGCACCGTTGTATTGTATAAATTTCTGGAAAAAATTGGGGCAAAAGACATAGCATATTATATTCCAAACCGAGAAGTCGACAAGTTCGGGCTTCGGGATAACTTCATTCAGAAAGTATTACAGGACGGAACTAAAAGGGTGATCACGGTTGACATTGGTGTTACAGAAACAGCTCCGATTGCACGACTTAGACGCAAAGGGATAAAGACAATTATTATTGATCATCATAAAATAATGAAGGAGCATCCCCAGGCATCGGCTATCGTTGATCCACATAAGAAAAACGACAGATTTCCCTTCAAATATCTTGCCGGTGTTGGAGTTGTTTGGAATGTCGTGAAGATCTTATCCATAATGACAGGCGTTGCAACTGAACCGGTATACCCATTACTCGCAGGTCTTGGAACAATCGCAGACAGAATGCCGCTTATCGATGATAACAGGATCTACGCTAAACATCTCTATTATAATTTTGAGCAGTGTGAGAACAGATTTTTCCATTATTATGCCGGACAGACACAAGGAATTCCAAGAGAAATTTCTGTTAAAAAATTGATACCGCTTTTGACCATGGGAAGACACAAGGATGGAAGACATCTTGCAGTTGATATTTTGCTTTCAAAGGATGAGAACGAAATCGATAAAATCTACAAAATACTGGAAGATAGGATTTATAAAAACGAGCATCAGGTAAAGCTTGTAAAAGATTTGATAGAATCGGAATATCAAAAGCAGGAAACCCATTTTTTCATATATTGCGACCCGGAAGGAAAAATACCATCAGATTATCTCGGTGTAGCAACCTCCTACATCACGGACACCTACAGGATACCAAGTCTCGTCATGACGAAATGGGAGGATGATGTTCTAACAGCAGAAGCAAGAGCGCCATTAGGTTTTAACTGGCTCGACTGCCTGAAAAAGATAGAGAAATATCTCATACAATACGGAGGACACAAAGAAGCAGCCGGCTTTACTTGTCACAAGAAATATTACAAGCAAATACGCGATACACTTGAGAAGCTTGCAGAAGGTCAATATAAAAACATACAGAAATTAATGAAAGAACACAGCAAGATATATATCGATTATGTTCTTGATGAAGATCAGCTTGTTTTAAGTAAACTTAGAGAGATACATCGAATATTTGCACCGTTTGGCGAAGGAAATCCTCCACTGGTTTACCTGCTCATATATGCGGATGCTATGGAGCTGAAAGAAAAAGGATTCGTAAACTTCCCTGAAGAAGTAGAAGGTTCAGATATAAATGTAACATTTTCGATTATTAATGATACCTTTACCATAACCGATTATGAAAAAGTAAGTGTAAAAAGAAACGTTTTTTAGGAGATACAATGATTTTGGACTTTATATTAAACTGGTTAACAAATGATGTTGCAATCGATCTCGGCACAGCGAATACGCTCGTTTACCTAAAGGGGCATGGGGTCGTGGTGAACGAACCATCGGTCGTTGCAGTGGAGACAGAAAACAAGAAAGTCATAGCAATAGGAAACAAAGCAAAGGAAATGCTCGGGAAAACACCCGAAGAAATTAAAGCGATCAAACCTATGAAGGATGGAGTTATTGCAAATTTTGAAATAACTGAAACAATGTTGCGGCATCTTATACTACAGTCGCAACAACGGAAATTTTTAATCAGACCTCGGGTGATCGTCGCCGTTCCTTCCGGCATTACCGAGGTTGAGAAAAGAGCCGTAAAGGAATCTGCAGAGCATGCCGGTGCAAGAACAGTTTATCTTGTTTCCGAACCACTTGCTTCCGCAATAGGAGTCGGGCTGCCTGTTCATGAACCGTATGGAAATATGATTATCGACATCGGGGGGGGAACAACAGAGATTGCTATTATCTCACTGTCTCATATTGTTGATCACAACTCGATTCGTATCGGCGGAGACGAGATGGATGAGGCAATCGTTGCATACCTGAGAAGAAAGCATAATCTCTATGTAGGTGAATCGACAGCTGAAAGGATCAAAATGAAGATAGGTTCCGCATTTCCTCTCGAGGACGAACTCACTATGGAAGTTCGAGGTAGAGACCTGATCACAGGATATCCCGTCTCAATGAAAATCTCATCAGAAGAAATACGAGAAGGTCTTTCAGAGACCGTGAACAAGATCGTTGATGCAGTGAAAAGACTTTTTGAAGAGACAGCTCCGGAGCTTTCTGCAGACATCGCAGATAGAGGGGTTGTCCTAACTGGAGGAGCAGGGCAGCTGAAGGGACTCGACAGGAAAATCCAGGAAACGATTAACCTGCCAGTAACGCTTGTCGATGAACCCCTTAAAAGCGTTGTGATGGGCTGCGGAAAAATTCTTGATAACCTGGAAGAATACGAAAAAGTCCTTTTACCAAATGTTTAAGTAACGGATCAGTGCAGACCGAGCGGTTATGTTCAACAGAAAAAATGTCGTCTTCAGTGTCCTTCTTATCGTTTCAATTTTCTTCCTGATCGGTAATAATGAGCAGAGGATAAAAAAGGCACAGTTTATAGGAAATTCACTGCTCCTGCCTTTTTCATCAAGTATAACATATATTAAAAACCTCTCCAATGTATATCAGCGCAACAACTATCTTCAAAGAGAGCTATACCTTGCACAAAATGAACTGCGGATGCTAAAAGTGGAGGTCAGCGAATTCCAGAGATTTGAAGAATTGATTGATAATATTGAGATTTCAAATTATGAGTTTCTCATCGCAGACGTTGTTGGAACCGGGTCTTACCTTAATTATGAAACCCTTCTTGTCGATGCAGGAAAGAACAGGAACGTCCAGCAAAACCAGCCGGTCATCTCAGAAAAAGGCATTGTGGGGAAGGTCATAGCGGTATATCAAAATTACTCGGTGGTGCAGACCTTCGGGAACAAGTATTTCCGACTGGGAGCAATTGACAGTAGAAGCAGGATTCACGGGATTGTGGAAACAGACCTGAATGGAAGATCATATTTTGAAAAGATCAAGGTGGGAAGCGACCTTAAAACAGGAGATATGATCGTTTCGTCCAAACTAAGTTCGGTCTATCCTCCGGAACTGCCTTTTGGAAAGATCGTGGAGATAGAACAAAGCAGCGAAGGACTTTTCACACGAGCAGAAGTGGAGCCCTTTGTCAACCTCGCAAATATCGAAGCAGTGGTAATAATTCAAGCTTATGGGCAATAATATTACTGAAAGACAAGTTAGAGATAAAATTTATCTCAGGCAACCGATCAAGACGAAGATATTTACTCCAAACGATGATATCATAGAAATTGTTCTGAAATATACCGAAGGAAAACGTAAGCAGGGTGATACAATTGTTATGAGCGAGAGTCCTGTTGCGATAACGCAGGGAAGGGCGATTCCCGAAAACGAGGTTAAGATAGGACTTCTTGCAAAGCTTCTCTGGCGGGGAGTTAGCAAGGTTCCTTATGGCGTCGGACTTCGGTCTAAAACAAGTATGCAATGTGCGATCGATGAATGCGGGCACGTAAGGATACTTCTTGCAGCTATAGCAGGAGCGTTTGGTAAACTATTTGGCTTACATGGAGTTTTTTATCGGGTTGCCGGAAAGCAAGCAGCGCTCATCGATGCAGCACACACATCGCCGGTACCACCGTATAATTCAACCGTCATAAAAGGACCAATACATACAGATGAAATCTGCCAGAAAATATATGAACTAATAGGTAATGAAGCAGCAATAATGGATATCAATGACATCGGAGGCTCATGGGTAATTGGAAGGTCTGCTGGAGTAGATCCATATCTTCTGGAAGAGATCATGCGGGATAATCCACAGGGGCAGCAGATGGAACTTACACCACTGTGCCTGGTCTGGGAGAAGAAATGATAAGCCTGATCATCACATCGATCTTCATGGTGTATTTTCAGTATTTCTTTGCCGTATCTCTTGGTCTAGGGGGTACAATTCCAAATCTCTATCTCCCCCTCATCATATATTACAGCATAACCAGGGAAAATCTTTCCGGACTGATACTTGCATTCCTTCTGGGCATAATCATTGACTTAAACCAACCGTCATCTTTTGGTGTATCACCTATTCTATTCCTCATTATTGCATTTGTCATCACGAAGCTGAAAAAGTTATTGGGAAGGCAGGTCGTTGGCATCGGAATCGTGCTTGTTTTCATCTCGAATATTTTTTATTTTTTTCTATCAGCAGCAATATTCCTCATCTTCAAATCCGGCGAAGTCCTTCCTTTTGGCAAACTCACGCTTCTTTCACTGTATAACTCGCTCTACTCCTTTATTATTATCCTGATCCTCTATTTAATAGACCATCTTAAATTAAGCTTTACCCAGCAATGAAAAGAAAGCTGAAAAAAGCCGACCAGCTCCTTCTGCTTGTACTGGCTTTCTTTCTAATTCTTACATACTCGCTGTTTCAGATACAGGTCATAAACGGGGAGGAATATAAAGAGATCGCAGAAAAGAACTATTTCCGCATTATCAGCAAGCCAACAAGAAGAGGGATATTGTACGACAGGAACATGCAGCCGCTTACAGAGAACATTCCTTCACTTTCTGTATATCTGGATATTAAGGAAATCACAGATGTAGATAGTGTGGCTGGCTTTCTTTCCATAAACCTCTCCGTACCTGAAGAAGATATTCGGGAACTGATACATAAGCATAGATTTTTCAAATTTGCCCCGATCCTTGTTCAGGATAAAGTCGATATGGAGACTGCTATACGGCTTGAAGAACAGTGCGAAAAATTTCCTGCAGTGATCGTGAAACCCGAAGCGATCCGCTACTATGATCTCAATTCGCATTACATAGGATATGTAGGAAAAATGTCCGCCGACGAGTATCAGAAACTCAAGGAGAGTGATTATGCAAAAACGGATTACATAGGAAAAGTGGGGCTTGAGAAGTGTTATGAACAGGAACTCAAAGGCGAGAAGGGATACGATATCATACAGGTCGATGCAACAGGAAATCCTCTTGGTTTAATGAAGGAGGGTTCCGGAAAACCTTCGTTGCCAGGTAAGGATTTTGTTCTTACGGTAGACAAAGAGCTGCAGAAAAAGATAGCACGCCTGCTTCCGAAAGACACTTCTGCTGTAGCAATCGTCATGAACTGCAAGACAGGCGGTGTCGTTGCAATGGTAAGCACACCGGAATATGACCCAAATAAATTTGTCACCGGCATGCAGGAGGATTATTGGACACAAATCGTCGAAAATAAGAACAACCCTCTCCTCAATAAAGCAATGAATGCAGCGTATCCGCCGGGATCGGTTTTCAAGCTGGTCGTGGCTGCATATGCACTTGAAAAAGGACTCGTCGATCCATATGATGTCCTTGTTGATTGCGAGGGAGGTGTGGAATACGGAGGGCGATTTTTCGGTTGCTGGAAGGAAGAGGGGCACGGTAAAATGAATTTGTTGGATGCGATCCGGGAATCTTGCGACTCATATTTTTACAAGATTGCGGAAATGATCAACCTGAATGATTTCAAGGAATTCATAGATGATTGCAATTTGCTCGAAAAAATTCCAGTCGACCAGATAAAGAGCAGAAAAGGATTTTTCCCAACTTCCGAGTGGTATAACAAAAATTATGGAGAACTCGGGTGGACAAGAGGAAATCTTCTCAATCTCTGTATTGGTCAAGGCGAGGTGCTTCTTACCCCACTTTCGCTTACCTGTTTTTATGCCGGTATAGCAAATAACGGCATTGTGCATAGACCCCATTTTGTCGATTATTCCATAAGAGATGAGATTACCGAAACCTATAAATATCCACAACTCAGACTTCCAATTTCTCAAAACACTCTCGACTTGCTAAAACAGTCTCTCTATGAAGCAGTAAATGCAAAAGGTCGTACAGGCGGCATGGCTCGGGTTAAAGATATTATGGTTGGTGGTAAAACAGGATCAGCAGAAAATTATTACGGAGACACCCATGCGTGGTTTGTGGCGGTTGCTCCGATGAATGACCCGGAAGTTGTAGTGTTAGTGTTTGTAGAACAGGGTGGTTCAGGAGCAGATATTGCAGCCCAGCTTGCGGGAAAAATACTCGGATATTATTTTAAAAAGGAGCCATTGCTAAGGTATTAGAAAGGAGAATATTTGAGCTGGATCTTTGGAATATTAAGAAAAAACGGGAAAATATTGTTACCCGATAAAGCAAATTTCCCTTTTTTTAATAAAGAGAAATTTGTTGTTGAAACAAAAGATTATTACGTGTCATGTGGGTTTGGTCACAATAATAGTTTTTTTAAATATGATAAAGAAAAAGATAAGGGATGGATAGTGTGTGGGTCAGGTATTTCATATAATCACGATTCCTTTAACCTGATGGATTTTAAAGGGTGGGAAGAATTTTTAAGAAAAAAAAATACTAAGGTGACTGATCTGAATGGTCATTTTATAATCCTTGAATGGAGTAAAGGCAGACTTCGTTTCAGAAATGACCAGCTTGGTATGAGGGATATGTATTTTGCAGAGACCGAGAATTACTTTTCCTTTTCAACAAGATTGGACTGGCTCATTCCGTTTTTAGAAAATCCAGAGATAGATTTCGAGGTATATAGCAGTAGCTGGCTTTGTGTAAATCCCTTGTCCTATGAATGCTTTGTAAAAGGAGTAAAAAGGTTATGTCCAGGAGGTCAAGCAGAATATAACAACCGCAAATTTTCTCATGAATACAAACCGTGGTTGCCGGA is drawn from Candidatus Cloacimonadota bacterium and contains these coding sequences:
- the dnaA gene encoding chromosomal replication initiator protein DnaA, which produces MAESIGLWKQILTEVKDQVDPQTYSTWFDSTQEFSLVENTLTIKAPTKFFADWLDQHYRSFIEEIAFGLTAEKISVDFIGSATDTPGNYSFSKHTVVDTHSENGLNLRYTFERFVVGSNNHFAFSAAQAVADKPGKIYNPLFIYGGVGLGKTHLMQAVGNSLIQNKINKRVLYIPTEDFTNEMISAIQTNSTINFRKKFRTFDILMIDDIQFLAGKEGSQEEFFHTFNTLYNAKKQIILTSDRPPKEIKLLQDRLISRFEWGLLADIKRPNYETRVAILRQKCAEENIILRPDVIEFIAENFDDNIRQLEGSLVKILAFSSYKKVKPNEIEITDVKQILEDMMANRKRPVTLDLIQEEVARYFEIGKNQIKEPTRKKEIAFPRQIAMYLSAKLIPHISLLEIANHYNKKDHTTIIHAKKIISQKIEKDNNLKSKINEITENIVQ
- a CDS encoding DNRLRE domain-containing protein: MNKFIFILLISSVIVFASCTQKNNYMGYDQDVVIACDTIYNAINFELSFTDTIGIYSSNQIMLTGNFNGVKTRTLMKFGSLPDTTWLDSTSFESCEILFERKSHIEPTIDIHAYKLLVTWYVGSTTWDSISTEDYEEFPVPVDFVADSDSFYVPIDPGIVENWIIEDSVNFGMLLDAPTAVGNFVSFYTYNSDNNEPKLRIVAVGDETGYRDTLLIGTTSDTFIGFDENLQENYDPGKFTVANLPPSRLVMKVHIDSIYSQLGITYEQLERYSLNLAEVQLDSLMVENLYIEDDYIAIIPYYVSDYQADECTYISSTKTSYIIEVDYLFPIKITPILEGIIRGDLANPYIALVSTQENKDYSFVDFFEGTAPPLRIIYTQPVLE
- a CDS encoding DHH family phosphoesterase; the encoded protein is MKENWFLRNHQTEDIVSSVLRSREVNNIDKFLNPTLDKCSDPNLLSGARKAARKILTNIQEGEKITIFGHDDVDGITSTVVLYKFLEKIGAKDIAYYIPNREVDKFGLRDNFIQKVLQDGTKRVITVDIGVTETAPIARLRRKGIKTIIIDHHKIMKEHPQASAIVDPHKKNDRFPFKYLAGVGVVWNVVKILSIMTGVATEPVYPLLAGLGTIADRMPLIDDNRIYAKHLYYNFEQCENRFFHYYAGQTQGIPREISVKKLIPLLTMGRHKDGRHLAVDILLSKDENEIDKIYKILEDRIYKNEHQVKLVKDLIESEYQKQETHFFIYCDPEGKIPSDYLGVATSYITDTYRIPSLVMTKWEDDVLTAEARAPLGFNWLDCLKKIEKYLIQYGGHKEAAGFTCHKKYYKQIRDTLEKLAEGQYKNIQKLMKEHSKIYIDYVLDEDQLVLSKLREIHRIFAPFGEGNPPLVYLLIYADAMELKEKGFVNFPEEVEGSDINVTFSIINDTFTITDYEKVSVKRNVF
- a CDS encoding rod shape-determining protein translates to MILDFILNWLTNDVAIDLGTANTLVYLKGHGVVVNEPSVVAVETENKKVIAIGNKAKEMLGKTPEEIKAIKPMKDGVIANFEITETMLRHLILQSQQRKFLIRPRVIVAVPSGITEVEKRAVKESAEHAGARTVYLVSEPLASAIGVGLPVHEPYGNMIIDIGGGTTEIAIISLSHIVDHNSIRIGGDEMDEAIVAYLRRKHNLYVGESTAERIKMKIGSAFPLEDELTMEVRGRDLITGYPVSMKISSEEIREGLSETVNKIVDAVKRLFEETAPELSADIADRGVVLTGGAGQLKGLDRKIQETINLPVTLVDEPLKSVVMGCGKILDNLEEYEKVLLPNV
- the mreC gene encoding rod shape-determining protein MreC: MFNRKNVVFSVLLIVSIFFLIGNNEQRIKKAQFIGNSLLLPFSSSITYIKNLSNVYQRNNYLQRELYLAQNELRMLKVEVSEFQRFEELIDNIEISNYEFLIADVVGTGSYLNYETLLVDAGKNRNVQQNQPVISEKGIVGKVIAVYQNYSVVQTFGNKYFRLGAIDSRSRIHGIVETDLNGRSYFEKIKVGSDLKTGDMIVSSKLSSVYPPELPFGKIVEIEQSSEGLFTRAEVEPFVNLANIEAVVIIQAYGQ
- a CDS encoding coenzyme F420-0:L-glutamate ligase is translated as MGNNITERQVRDKIYLRQPIKTKIFTPNDDIIEIVLKYTEGKRKQGDTIVMSESPVAITQGRAIPENEVKIGLLAKLLWRGVSKVPYGVGLRSKTSMQCAIDECGHVRILLAAIAGAFGKLFGLHGVFYRVAGKQAALIDAAHTSPVPPYNSTVIKGPIHTDEICQKIYELIGNEAAIMDINDIGGSWVIGRSAGVDPYLLEEIMRDNPQGQQMELTPLCLVWEKK
- the mreD gene encoding rod shape-determining protein MreD, producing the protein MISLIITSIFMVYFQYFFAVSLGLGGTIPNLYLPLIIYYSITRENLSGLILAFLLGIIIDLNQPSSFGVSPILFLIIAFVITKLKKLLGRQVVGIGIVLVFISNIFYFFLSAAIFLIFKSGEVLPFGKLTLLSLYNSLYSFIIILILYLIDHLKLSFTQQ
- the mrdA gene encoding penicillin-binding protein 2 — protein: MKRKLKKADQLLLLVLAFFLILTYSLFQIQVINGEEYKEIAEKNYFRIISKPTRRGILYDRNMQPLTENIPSLSVYLDIKEITDVDSVAGFLSINLSVPEEDIRELIHKHRFFKFAPILVQDKVDMETAIRLEEQCEKFPAVIVKPEAIRYYDLNSHYIGYVGKMSADEYQKLKESDYAKTDYIGKVGLEKCYEQELKGEKGYDIIQVDATGNPLGLMKEGSGKPSLPGKDFVLTVDKELQKKIARLLPKDTSAVAIVMNCKTGGVVAMVSTPEYDPNKFVTGMQEDYWTQIVENKNNPLLNKAMNAAYPPGSVFKLVVAAYALEKGLVDPYDVLVDCEGGVEYGGRFFGCWKEEGHGKMNLLDAIRESCDSYFYKIAEMINLNDFKEFIDDCNLLEKIPVDQIKSRKGFFPTSEWYNKNYGELGWTRGNLLNLCIGQGEVLLTPLSLTCFYAGIANNGIVHRPHFVDYSIRDEITETYKYPQLRLPISQNTLDLLKQSLYEAVNAKGRTGGMARVKDIMVGGKTGSAENYYGDTHAWFVAVAPMNDPEVVVLVFVEQGGSGADIAAQLAGKILGYYFKKEPLLRY